From the genome of Neomonachus schauinslandi chromosome 5, ASM220157v2, whole genome shotgun sequence, one region includes:
- the GALR3 gene encoding galanin receptor type 3, with translation MADAQNISLDSPGSVGAVAVPVVFALIFLLGTVGNGLVLAVLLQPSAGAWQEPGSTTDLFILNLAVADLCFILCCVPFQAAIYTLDAWLFGALVCKAVHLLIYLTMYASSFTLAAVSVDRYLAVRHPLRSRALRTPRNARAAVGLVWLLAALFSAPYLSYYGTVRYGALELCVPAWEDARRRALDVATFAAGYLLPVAVVSLAYARTLRFLWAAVGPAGAVAAEARRRATGRAGRAMLAVAALYALCWGPHHALILCFWFGPFAFSPATYACRLASHCLAYANSCSRDWLRPQQWECFPDGRGAKLPASAAPTPDGLDLPVAITHTSQTRDTASIVRIGN, from the exons ATGGCTGATGCGCAGAACATTTCGCTAGACAGCCCGGGGAGCGTGGGGGCTGTGGCAGTGCCTGTGGTGTTTGCCCTCATCTTCCTGCTGGGCACCGTGGGCAACGGGCTGGTGCTGGCCGTGCTGTTGCAGCCCAGCGCCGGTGCCTGGCAGGAGCCGGGCAGCACTACGGATCTATTCATCCTCAACCTAGCGGTGGCCGACCTCTGCTTCATCCTGTGCTGCGTGCCCTTCCAGGCCGCCATCTACACACTGGACGCCTGGCTCTTTGGGGCCCTCGTTTGCAAGGCTGTGCACCTGCTCATCTACCTCACCATGTACGCCAGCAGCTTCACGCTGGCCGCCGTCTCGGTGGACAG GTACCTGGCCGTGCGGCACCCGCTGCGCTCGCGGGCCCTGCGCACGCCGCGCAACGCCCGCGCCGCCGTGGGCCTCGTCTGGCTGCTGGCGGCGCTCTTCTCGGCGCCCTACCTCAGCTACTACGGCACGGTGCGCTACGGCGCGCTCGAGCTCTGCGTGCCCGCCTGGGAGGACGCGCGCCGCCGCGCCCTCGACGTGGCCACCTTCGCCGCCGGCTACCTGCTGCCCGTGGCCGTGGTGAGTCTGGCCTACGCGCGCACGCTGCGCTTCCTGTGGGCCGCCGTGGGCCCCGCGGGCGCGGTGGCGGCCGAGGCCCGGCGCAGAGCCACGGGCCGCGCGGGCCGCGCCATGCTGGCGGTGGCCGCGCTCTACGCCCTCTGCTGGGGCCCGCACCACGCGCTCATCCTCTGCTTCTGGTTCGGCCCCTTCGCCTTCAGCCCGGCCACCTACGCCTGCCGCCTGGCCTCGCACTGCCTCGCCTACGCCAACTCCT GTTCCCGCGACTGGCTCAGGCCACAGCAGTGGGAGTGTTTCCCGGATGGCAGGGGTGCGAAGCTGCCCGCTTCTGCAGCACCAACCCCCGACGGCCTCGACCTCCCCGTGGCCATCACTCACACCTCGCAGACAAGAGACACTGCCTCCATTGTCAGaattggaaactga